DNA from Pseudomonas putida:
CCGCCAGCTGCTGTCTGGCCGTGCCAACCGCGTACTGATCCTGGTGCCAGAAAACCTCCAGCACCAGTGGCTGGTGGAAATGCGCCGGCGCTTCAACCTTCAGGTAGCCCTGTTCGACGCCGAACGCTTCATCGAAAGCGACGCCAGCAACCCGTTCGAGGACGCCCAGCTGGCGCTGGTTGCGTTGGAGTGGCTGGTCGACGACGAAAAAGCCCAGGACGCGCTGTTTGCCGCTGGCTGGGACCTGATGGTCGTCGACGAAGCTCACCACCTGGTCTGGCACGAAGACCAGGCCAGCACCGAATACAGCCTGGTCGAGCAACTGGCCCAGGTGATCCCGGGCGTGCTGCTGCTCACCGCCACCCCCGAGCAGCTTGGCCAGGACAGCCACTTCGCCCGCCTGCGCCTGCTCGACCCTAACCGTTTCCACGACCTGGCGGCCTTCCGCGCCGAGAGCGAGCACTATCGCCCGGTCGCCGAGGCGGTACAGGAACTGCTCGACGAAGGCCGCCTGTCGCCCAAGGCCCACGCCACCATCCAGGGCTTCCTGGGTGCCGAAGGCGAAGCCCTGCTGGCCGCGGTCAACGATGGCGACACCCAGGCCAGCGCGCGTCTGATCCGCGAGCTGCTGGATCGCCACGGCACCGGCCGCGTGCTGTTCCGTAACACCCGTGCGGCGATTCAGGGCTTCCCCGAGCGCCAGTTGCACCCCTACCCGCTGGCCACACCCGAGCAGTACCGCGACCTGCCAGCCGGCGAGCACGCCGAGCTGTACCCGGAAGTCGCCTTCCAAGCCCAAGGGGAAGCGGCCGACGACGAGCGCTGGTGGCGTTTCGACCCGCGCGTGGATTGGCTGATCGACACCCTGAAGATGCTCAAGCGCACCAAGGTGCTGGTGATCTGCGCCCACGCCGAAACCGCCATGGACCTGGAAGACGCCCTGCGCGTGCGCTCCGGCATCCCGGCCTCGGTGTTCCACGAAGGCATGAGCATCCTCGAGCGCGACCGCGCCGCTGCCTACTTCGCCGATGAAGAGTTTGGCGCCCAGGTGCTGATCTGCTCCGAAATCGGCAGCGAAGGCCGCAACTTCCAGTTCGCTCACCACCTGGTGATGTTCGACCTGCCGGCGCACCCCGACCTGCTCGAACAGCGCATTGGCCGCCTTGACCGGATCGGCCAGAAGCACACCATCCAGTTGCACATCCCGTATCTGCAGGACAGCCCGCAAGAGCGTCTGTTCCAGTGGTACCACGAAGGTCTCAACGCCTTCCTCAACACCTGCCCCACCGGCAACGCCCTGCAGCACCAGTTCGGCCCACGCCTGCTGCCGCTGCTCGAGGGTGGCGAAAGCAAGGCCTGGGATGCCCTGGTGGCCGATGCCCGCGGCGAGCGCGAGCGCCTGGAAGCCGAACTGCACACAGGGCGTGACCGTCTGCTGGAGCTCAACTCCGGCGGTGCCGGCGAAGGCCAGGCGCTTGTCGAGGACATTCTCGAACAGGACGACCAATTCGCCCTGCCGATCTACATGGAAACCCTGTTCGACGCCTTCGGCATCGACAGTGAAGACCATTCCGAGAACGCACTGATCCTCAAACCAAGCGAGAAGATGCTCGATGCCAGCTTCCCGCTGGGCGACGACGAAGGTGTGACCATTACCTACGACCGCGCCCAGGCGCTGTCGCGCGAGGATATGCAGTTCCTTACCTGGGAACACCCTATGGTGCAGGGCGGCATGGACCTGGTGCTGTCCGGCTCGATGGGCAACACCGCCGTGGCGCTGATCAAGAACAAGGCGCTCAAACCGGGCACCGTGCTGCTGGAATTGCTGTTCGTCAGTGAAGTGGTGGCACCGCGCAGCCTGCAACTGGGCCGCTACCTGCCGCCGGCGGCATTGCGCTGCCTGCTCGACGCCAACGGCAACGACCTGGCATCGCGCGTGGCCTTCGAAACCCTCAACGACCAGCTCGAAAGCGTGCCACGCGCCAGCGCCAACAAGTTCGTCCAGGCCCAACGCGATGTACTGGCCAAGCGCATCAGTGGCGGCGAGGAGAAGATCCTGCCCATCCACGTCGAGCGCGTTGCCGAAGCCCAGCGCCGTTTGGCGGCGGAGGCAGACGAAGAGTTGGCCCGCCTCGTAGCCCTGCAAGCGGTCAACCCAAGTGTGCGTGACAGCGAAATCGACGCCCTGCGCAAGCAACGCGAAGATGGCCTGGCAATGCTGGAGAAAGCCGCCCTGCGCCTGGAAGCCATTCGCGTGCTGGTGGCTGGCTGACACCTTGGTGGCCTGACCAGCGTTCTGTAGGAGCAGCCTTTGCTGCGAAAGGGTCATTTGCCTTGCACATTGTTGCGAGGCATCCGGCCCCTTTGCAGCACAAGGCTCCTACAGCCACATCCCCTTCGTTTCTATGCCCTCTGGCGATTAATCCGATAACCAAATCGTACAAATCAATGTGCCATTAGTCAGGAAGGCTTAAATACTCCTTCCTATACTGCCTCTGGACAGTCTGCACAGGGTGGTTGCGCAGACGAGTGAAAACTCGATCAAGAGGCATTCCATGGAATGGCTGGGGCTGCAACTGTTCGCTGATCTTCCGGCAACCGGGCGCATCGTCATCGATTGCCGGCATGAACCGTTACTGGTTCTACTCGCCTACTTCGTCGCCAGCGCGTCCTGCTTCGCTACCCTCGACATGGCCGAACGCCAGTCACACAGCGACGACCCCACCGCACACCGGCAATGGAACATGCTCGGCGCCTGCTGCCTGGCCGGCGGCATCTGGGCCATGCACTTCATCAGCATGCTGGCCTTCCAGGCCCCGGTGGAAGTGCACTATGACGTCTCGCTGACCATCCTCTCGCTGCTCATTGCCCTGGGTGTCGCCTGGCTGGCCATGCACAGCCTCGAACGCAGCCAGATGCGCGCGTATCACTTTGTGCTTAGCGCTGCGCTGATTGGCCTGGGCATCATCCTGATGCATTTTGTCGGCATGGCCGCAATGGAAACCGGCGCCGTCCAGTACTACCAGACCGGCCTGCTGCTGACCTCTGCCGCCATCGCCCTGCTCACGAGCCTGGCCGCGTTGTGCCTGGCTCGCTATTTGCGCAATGGCAGCGGCACCCTGTACCAGGCCATGAAGTACGGCGCCAGCCTGCTGCTGGCAGGCGGTATCGTTACCACCCATTTCACCGCGATGTCGGCCATGACCCTGGTCATCCCGGCCGATACCGCACTGCGTCTGCCGTCTGGCGACAACAGCCTGCAACTGGCGCTGGGCATTGGCTTCATCACCCTGCTGATCAGTGGCGCCAGCATCAGCGCCGCGCTGGCCGACAAGAAGCTGCAGAGCAAAGAGCACGATCTGCGTCGGGTCAGCGTGCTGCTCAGCCAACTGGACCAAGCCCGCGCGTCACTGCAGCAGGCCGCGCATTACGATGCCCTGACCAACCTGGTCAATCGCCGTGGTTTCAACCAGGTGTTCGCCGAACGCCTGGTCGAACACCAGGCCAACGAAAACCGCCTGGCGGTGATGTTCCTCGACATCGACCATTTCAAGCGCATCAACGACAGCCTCGGCCACGACGCCGGTGACGAGCTGCTCAAGGTGATCGCCAACCACATCAAGGCCGCTACCCGCAGCCAAGACCTGGTTGCGCGCTTGGGTGGCGACGAGTTCTGTGTGGTCACCAGCCTCAACAGCCGCGACGAAGCCCGTCACCTGGCCCAGCGCATCATGCAACGAATGAAAGACCCCATCGACCTGGGCGGCCGGCGCATGGTCATGACCACCAGCATTGGCGTGAGCATCTTCCCGGACGACGGCAGCACAGCCGAAGAGTTGCTCAAGCATGCCGACCTGGCCCTCTATCAATCCAAGGACAACGGCCGCAACAGCCTGAACTTCTTCAACGACAGCCTGAAGGCCAGGGCTTCGATTGCACTGCAACTGGAAGAAGAGCTGAGACTGGCCCTGCTGGAAGAGCGCGGGTTGTGCGTGCACTACCAGCCCATCTTCGACCTGCGCAGCGGGCAAGTGGCCAAACTGGAAGCGCTGCTGCGCTGGCAGCACCCGCAACACGGCCTGCTGGGGCCCGACCGTTTCATCGGCATTGCCGAAGCCAACGGCCTGATCATCGACCTCGACCTGTGGGTACTGCGCCACGCCTGCGCCGACCTGGCCTACTTGCAGCGCCACGGCTACGGCGAACTCAAGGTCACGGTCAACTGCTCGGCAGTCACCCTCAGCCACGACGAACTGCCCAACGAAGTTGAAAAGGCGCTGTTCCATGCCGCCCTGGCGCCGCGCCAACTTGAGCTGGAGGTGACCGAGAACGCACTGATGGGCGATATCCAGCGTACGGTCAGCCTGCTCAAGCGCGTGCGCGCCCTGGGCGTGGCGCTGTCGATCGATGACTTTGGCACTGGCTACTCGTCACTGGCCTACCTCAAGCGCCTGCCACTGGACGTGCTGAAAATCGACCGCACCTTCCTGCAGGATGTGCCGGGCAGCCAGAAAGACCGCGAAATCGTCCAGGCGATCATCGTCATGGCGCATACCCTGCACTTGCAGGTCGTCAGCGAGGGCGTGGAAACCGCCGAACAACAGGCCTTCCTGGAAAGCCACGGTTGCGACTACCTGCAGGGCTACCTGCTGGGGCGCCCCGTGCCGCTGGCAGAGCTGCGGCCGCTGCTGGAGCGGCTACAGCGCCAGAACGGCGTACTCACGCCTTGTTGCGGTACAGCTCCACCAGGGTCGCCGGGTCTTTTTGCAGGTAACCCTGGCTACCGTGCAGGCGCATCAATTGCGCGGCGAGGCCGCTGAGCGGCGTCGCCGAGCCTTGCTCACGGGAGAACTTGACCGCGCCATCCAGGTCCTTGAGCAGCGTGCGTACATGCCACTTGATCGGCTCGAAGCGGCTCTCGGCCATCTGCGGCGCCAGGATCTGCAACGGCTTGGAATCGGCAAAGCCACCGGCCAGCGCTTCGGCAATCAGTGTCGCGTCTACGCCCGACTGCTCGGCCAATGCCACTACTTCGGCAATCACCAGGGCATTGCAGGCTACGATCATCTGGTTGCAGGCCTTGGTCACCTGGCCCGCGCCTACCGCCCCCATGTGCGTCACGCGCTGGCCAAGCACCTGCAGCACCGGGTGTGCACGCTGCAAGTCGGCCACCTCACCACCGACCATGATGGCCAGTGTGCCTGCTTCAGCACCTGGCGTACCGCCAGATACCGGCGCATCCAACCACGCCATGCCACACAGTGCTGCCAGTTCGGCTGCCATTTCACGGGTGGCGGTTGGTTCCAGGCTGGAGAAATCGATCAGCAACTGGCCGCTGCGCCCGCCCTGGGCAATGCCTTGCTCGCCGAACACCACCTCGCGCACCACTGCTGTGTCGGCCAGGCACAGCAGCACCATGTCGCTGTCGCGGCACAATTGGGCCGGGCTGCTGGCCAGGCGCGCGCCGGCAGCGACCAGGGCGGCACACTTGTCTGGGCTACGGTTCCATACCGTCAGCGGATATCCCGCTGCCAACAGACGACGGCACATGGGCAGGCCCATCAGGCCGATGCCGGCGAATCCAAGCGAAGGTAGTTGTGAGCTCATCAACGTCTCCAGACAAATTCGATATCAATCCAGGCCGCAAGGCAGCCCCATTACGCATCCCGTAAACTGTTACCGCCACGCCGAATTGTTACTTACCTCTACCCGCCTTGCACGGCTTCAAGCACCAAAACGGGGCTGCTGCGTATTTTTGCGCACCAAAAAAGATCACGCCTCTTCCGTGTGCTTCACCTGGATCACGATGAACGGCGAAACCACCACCGCCCAGATCTCTGGATCGCGGCTTTGCAGGTCCAGTGCCTGCTCGGCCGAGACCGGCCCAACGGTGCCATCACTACGCCACTTGGCGAAGATCTCGCTGCGATTCTCGGCCATCGCTTCGGCAACGGTGATCAGGTCCAGGCTGGGGTCGACCCAAATCAGGTCACCCTTGGCCCAGAAACGTTCCAGTGCTTTCCACTCGATGATTGCCGTCTCGCCAAGCAATTTGGCATAGAGGGTGCTTGTTTGATCAGTCATGGGTGGTATCCGCAAAAATCGCCAATTAAAAAAGGCCGGCATTTTTGCAGAAAAACCCGGTTTCAAATATGTAATTTGGTCGATTGACCCCGAAGTTGTGGGGCGGGGTCACAGATGCAGGCAGTTTGATGGCGCCTTTCTGTATCTTTCTGTCGATCAAGCGACAACCCAGGAAGCAGGCACTTTTCGACCGCTTTTCAAGCGCTCGAACAGCGCTCTACACTGTACCGGTACAGTTCCGGGACATGTTCCGGGGGAAGGTGGGCTTGCGCGTTGGCACAGCCACGCCGCAAATCCCGCCCGGTCTGTAGCCCTGGCCGCCAGGACTATAAGAATTACAACAGAATGAGTGGAGCACTATGATCAAGATTTCCAAGCTGTTCGCCGCAATGGTTCTGGCCGGGGTAGCCAGCCATTCGTTTGCCGCCGATACCATCAAGATCGGCATCGCCGGTCCTAAAACGGGTCCTGTGACCCAGTACGGCGACATGCAGTTCATCGGCGCCAAGCAAGCCATCAAGGATATCAACGCCGCGGGCGGCGTCGATGGCAAGATGCTCGAAG
Protein-coding regions in this window:
- the rapA gene encoding RNA polymerase-associated protein RapA, with protein sequence MAQQYQPGQRWISDSEAELGLGTILAQDGRLLTVLYPATGDTRQYSLRNAPLTRVRFSPGDQITHFEGWKLTVREVEDIDGLMVYHGLDGQNQPRTLPETQLSNFIQFRLASDRLFAGQIDPLSWFSLRYNTLQHTSKQMQSALWGLGGCRAQPIAHQLHIAREVADRSAPRVLLADEVGLGKTIEAGLVIHRQLLSGRANRVLILVPENLQHQWLVEMRRRFNLQVALFDAERFIESDASNPFEDAQLALVALEWLVDDEKAQDALFAAGWDLMVVDEAHHLVWHEDQASTEYSLVEQLAQVIPGVLLLTATPEQLGQDSHFARLRLLDPNRFHDLAAFRAESEHYRPVAEAVQELLDEGRLSPKAHATIQGFLGAEGEALLAAVNDGDTQASARLIRELLDRHGTGRVLFRNTRAAIQGFPERQLHPYPLATPEQYRDLPAGEHAELYPEVAFQAQGEAADDERWWRFDPRVDWLIDTLKMLKRTKVLVICAHAETAMDLEDALRVRSGIPASVFHEGMSILERDRAAAYFADEEFGAQVLICSEIGSEGRNFQFAHHLVMFDLPAHPDLLEQRIGRLDRIGQKHTIQLHIPYLQDSPQERLFQWYHEGLNAFLNTCPTGNALQHQFGPRLLPLLEGGESKAWDALVADARGERERLEAELHTGRDRLLELNSGGAGEGQALVEDILEQDDQFALPIYMETLFDAFGIDSEDHSENALILKPSEKMLDASFPLGDDEGVTITYDRAQALSREDMQFLTWEHPMVQGGMDLVLSGSMGNTAVALIKNKALKPGTVLLELLFVSEVVAPRSLQLGRYLPPAALRCLLDANGNDLASRVAFETLNDQLESVPRASANKFVQAQRDVLAKRISGGEEKILPIHVERVAEAQRRLAAEADEELARLVALQAVNPSVRDSEIDALRKQREDGLAMLEKAALRLEAIRVLVAG
- a CDS encoding putative bifunctional diguanylate cyclase/phosphodiesterase, which produces MEWLGLQLFADLPATGRIVIDCRHEPLLVLLAYFVASASCFATLDMAERQSHSDDPTAHRQWNMLGACCLAGGIWAMHFISMLAFQAPVEVHYDVSLTILSLLIALGVAWLAMHSLERSQMRAYHFVLSAALIGLGIILMHFVGMAAMETGAVQYYQTGLLLTSAAIALLTSLAALCLARYLRNGSGTLYQAMKYGASLLLAGGIVTTHFTAMSAMTLVIPADTALRLPSGDNSLQLALGIGFITLLISGASISAALADKKLQSKEHDLRRVSVLLSQLDQARASLQQAAHYDALTNLVNRRGFNQVFAERLVEHQANENRLAVMFLDIDHFKRINDSLGHDAGDELLKVIANHIKAATRSQDLVARLGGDEFCVVTSLNSRDEARHLAQRIMQRMKDPIDLGGRRMVMTTSIGVSIFPDDGSTAEELLKHADLALYQSKDNGRNSLNFFNDSLKARASIALQLEEELRLALLEERGLCVHYQPIFDLRSGQVAKLEALLRWQHPQHGLLGPDRFIGIAEANGLIIDLDLWVLRHACADLAYLQRHGYGELKVTVNCSAVTLSHDELPNEVEKALFHAALAPRQLELEVTENALMGDIQRTVSLLKRVRALGVALSIDDFGTGYSSLAYLKRLPLDVLKIDRTFLQDVPGSQKDREIVQAIIVMAHTLHLQVVSEGVETAEQQAFLESHGCDYLQGYLLGRPVPLAELRPLLERLQRQNGVLTPCCGTAPPGSPGLFAGNPGYRAGASIARRGR
- a CDS encoding NAD(P)-dependent oxidoreductase, producing the protein MSSQLPSLGFAGIGLMGLPMCRRLLAAGYPLTVWNRSPDKCAALVAAGARLASSPAQLCRDSDMVLLCLADTAVVREVVFGEQGIAQGGRSGQLLIDFSSLEPTATREMAAELAALCGMAWLDAPVSGGTPGAEAGTLAIMVGGEVADLQRAHPVLQVLGQRVTHMGAVGAGQVTKACNQMIVACNALVIAEVVALAEQSGVDATLIAEALAGGFADSKPLQILAPQMAESRFEPIKWHVRTLLKDLDGAVKFSREQGSATPLSGLAAQLMRLHGSQGYLQKDPATLVELYRNKA
- a CDS encoding DUF2288 domain-containing protein — its product is MTDQTSTLYAKLLGETAIIEWKALERFWAKGDLIWVDPSLDLITVAEAMAENRSEIFAKWRSDGTVGPVSAEQALDLQSRDPEIWAVVVSPFIVIQVKHTEEA